The following coding sequences lie in one Sphingobium sp. KCTC 72723 genomic window:
- a CDS encoding disulfide bond formation protein B, with the protein MSKLPLARALALLVPVALLGGAYASQYVGGLHPCEMCWWQRYPHMAAIALALVAFAAKGNPRTSALFTTLAAVAIGISGGIGLFHAGVEYGWWEGLTACSTSPTGGSAADILNQIMATPITRCDVAPWSLLGISLAGYNGLLSVGGALAILVLLGRKGWRA; encoded by the coding sequence ATGAGCAAACTCCCCCTCGCCCGCGCGCTGGCGCTGTTGGTTCCCGTCGCGTTGCTGGGCGGTGCCTATGCGTCGCAATATGTCGGTGGCCTGCATCCGTGCGAAATGTGCTGGTGGCAGCGTTATCCCCATATGGCGGCAATCGCTCTGGCGCTGGTGGCGTTCGCGGCGAAGGGCAATCCACGGACCAGCGCCCTTTTCACGACGCTGGCGGCAGTGGCGATCGGTATCAGCGGTGGCATCGGCCTGTTCCATGCCGGGGTCGAATATGGCTGGTGGGAAGGGCTGACCGCCTGTTCCACATCGCCGACCGGGGGCAGCGCAGCCGACATATTGAACCAGATCATGGCGACACCGATCACCCGGTGCGACGTTGCGCCGTGGAGCCTGCTGGGCATTTCGCTGGCGGGCTATAACGGCCTCTTGTCGGTGGGCGGGGCGCTCGCCATCTTGGTGTTGCTTGGCAGGAAGGGATGGCGCGCATGA
- a CDS encoding demethoxyubiquinone hydroxylase family protein — MSGDTDSPRPGRRISDTARASMLRVDQAGEFGATRIYAGQLAVLGDRHPYARIIAGMAAQEERHRATFDAMIARRGVRPTMLAPIWDVAGFALGAVTAAMGPKAAMACTAAIETEIDRHYAEQLVELGDDDRELSTAIADFQAEEVEHRDAALAHGAEQAPAYPLLSGAIRLGCRAAIALSKRI; from the coding sequence ATGAGTGGAGACACGGATTCTCCCCGGCCAGGCCGTCGCATCAGCGACACGGCGCGCGCGTCCATGCTGCGAGTCGATCAGGCGGGCGAGTTTGGCGCGACGCGCATCTATGCCGGGCAACTGGCCGTGCTGGGCGACCGGCATCCCTATGCCCGCATCATTGCCGGCATGGCGGCGCAGGAGGAGCGCCATCGCGCCACGTTCGACGCGATGATCGCGCGGCGCGGCGTGCGGCCGACGATGCTGGCACCGATCTGGGATGTGGCGGGCTTTGCGCTGGGCGCGGTAACGGCAGCGATGGGGCCAAAGGCCGCCATGGCCTGCACCGCTGCGATCGAAACCGAAATCGACCGCCACTATGCCGAGCAATTGGTGGAACTGGGCGACGACGACAGGGAACTCTCCACCGCCATTGCGGATTTTCAGGCAGAAGAGGTCGAGCATCGTGACGCTGCGCTGGCGCATGGCGCGGAGCAGGCGCCTGCCTACCCCCTGTTGTCGGGCGCCATCCGTCTGGGATGCCGGGCCGCTATCGCGCTGTCGAAGCGCATCTGA